From a single Falco peregrinus isolate bFalPer1 chromosome 10, bFalPer1.pri, whole genome shotgun sequence genomic region:
- the SOAT1 gene encoding sterol O-acyltransferase 1, producing the protein MAGEDCVRKRQSGSNTTCKTPENEETQRRPETERSFQSSSNGRVDVDHVITRKMQLIAEAEQLKPAFMKEVDSHFTEFVNSLVAKSALLDSSSSASLFPASCAEKELHKAKTLRAPPEHGKIFTARRSLLDELFEVSHIRTIYHMFIALLIVFILSTLLVDFIDEGRLVLGFDLLVFVFGKFPVVFCTWLCMFCATVIIPYNLFVWWAQGYCSSSHRVIHTLFYGMLFTLFQTAGLGFGPTYVAVSYALPPASRFIVILEQVRLVMKAYSFIRENVPRVLSSVKDKSSTVPIPRISQYLYFLFAPTLIYRDNYPRNPMIRWGYVATKFAQVLGSLFYAYYIFVRLCIPLFHNSSQETFNLRGLVLCIFNSILPGVLILFLVFFAFLHCWLNAFAEMLRFADRMFYKDWWNSTSYANYYRTWNVVVHDWLYYYAYRDFLWFFGKKFKAAAMLSVFAVSAAVHEYVLSVCFGYFYPVLFCLFMCFGMVFNFILNDSRKGPIWNVIMWTSLFLGQGVIICLYSQEWYARQYCPMENLTFLDYLKPRSWSCHMKM; encoded by the exons gCCGGGTTGATGTTGACCATGTGATAACAAGGAAAATGCAGCTAATAGCAGAAGCTGAG CAATTGAAGCCAGCTTTCATGAAGGAAGTGGACAGTCACTTCACAGAGTTTGTGAACAGTTTAGTGGCTAAATCAGCACTCCTGGACTCCTCATCTTCAGCCTCCCTCTTCCCAGCTTCCTGTGCAGAGAAGGAACTGCACAAAGCCAA GACCTTGAGGGCTCCTCCAGAACATGGGAAGATCTTTACTGCCCGCAGGTCCCTCTTGGA TGAGCTGTTTGAAGTGAGTCACATCAGGACGATCTACCACATGTTCATCGCTCTTCTCATTGTCTTCATCCTCAGCACACTTTTAGTAGACTTCATTGATGAAGGAAG GCTGGTCCTGGGATTTGATCTCTTGGTCTTTGTTTTTGGAAAGTTCCCGGTTGTCTTCTGTACTTGGCTGTGCATGTTCTGTGCCACAGTTATCATTCCCTACAACCTTTTTGTCTGGTGGGCCCAAGGCTATTGCAGTTCTTCTCATCGCGTAATCCACACTCTCTTCTATGGGATGTTGTTCACACTGTTCCAAACAGCTGGGCTTGGATTTGGACCAACCTATGTTGCTGTATCATATGCCCTGCCCCCGGCTTCCCGTTTTATTGTAATACTGGAACAG GTTCGTCTTGTTATGAAGGCTTATTCCTTCATCCGGGAGAACGTACCCAGAGTCCTGTCCTCTGTAAAGGACAAGTCCA gCACAGTACCTATTCCCAGAATTTCTCAGTACCTGTACTTCCTCTTTGCTCCCACCCTCATCTACAGAGACAACTATCCCAG GAATCCCATGATAAGATGGGGCTATGTGGCTACCAAATTTGCACAG gtgctTGGTTCACTTTTCTATGCCTACTACATTTTCGTGAGACTCTGCATTCCTCTGTTTCACAACAGCAGTCAAGAAACCTTCAATCTTCGAGGGCTGGTCCTCTGCATCTTCAACTCCATTCTGCCAG GTGTACTGATTCTATTCCTGGTTTTCTTTGCGTTCCTTCACTGTTGGCTCAACGCATTTGCTGAGATGCTGCGCTTTGCAGACAGGATGTTCTACAAG GACTGGTGGAATTCCACTTCCTATGCAAACTACTACCGAACCTGGAATGTGGTAGTACACGACTGGCTTTATTACTATGCCTACAGGGACTTCCTTTGG TTTTTTGGTAAGAAgttcaaagcagcagctatgCTGTCTGTCTTTGCAGTATCAGCTGCTGTGCATGAATATGTTCTGAGCGTCTGCTTTGGCTACTTCTATCCGGTTCTCTTCTGCCTGTTTATGTGCTTTGGAA TGGTCTTCAACTTCATCCTTAATGACAGTCGGAAAGGGCCCATCTGGAATGTGATCATGTGGACTTCCCTCTTCCTGGGCCAAGGTGTCATCATTTGCCTCTATAGCCAGGAGTGGTATGCCCGCCAGTATTGTCCTATGGAAAAT CTTACGTTCCTGGACTACTTAAAACCACGCTCATGGTCATGTCATATGAAGATGTGA